A genomic segment from bacterium encodes:
- a CDS encoding permease, translated as MPAMIAALLHALGVAFAMLWEILWPLILGFALSAAVQAFVSKRQMVALLGNDSPRSITLASLFGFASSSCSYAAVALARSLFRRGADFTASIVFQFASTNLVIELGIIMAVLLGWQFTAAEFIGGPLMIVMLWLVFRATLRRPLVDDARRQANAGLVGRMEGHARMDMAVVDGRPLLARLVSPEGFTAVSHYFVMDWAAVWMDVFGGLLIAGAIAAWAPDAAWRTFFLVGYPVGNLIWSPLVAPLVAIVSFVCSVGNVPLAAVLWNGGVSFGGVVAFIFADLIILPILDIYRKYYGRRMALYLLATSYAVMAAAGLAVELLFRAAGLIPSARRAIVIEAHLAWNYTSVLNILFLALAAVLVWRFVRTGGADMLRMMNEPAG; from the coding sequence ATCCCCGCGATGATCGCCGCCCTTCTCCACGCCCTCGGCGTGGCCTTCGCCATGCTCTGGGAGATCCTGTGGCCGCTCATTCTCGGCTTCGCGCTGTCCGCCGCGGTGCAGGCGTTCGTCTCGAAACGGCAGATGGTCGCGTTGCTGGGCAACGATTCCCCGCGCAGCATCACGCTGGCGAGCCTGTTCGGCTTCGCGTCGTCGTCGTGTTCCTACGCGGCCGTCGCGCTGGCCCGGTCGCTGTTCCGCCGAGGGGCGGACTTCACCGCCTCGATTGTCTTCCAGTTTGCTTCGACGAATCTCGTAATCGAGCTCGGGATCATCATGGCGGTCCTGCTTGGGTGGCAATTTACCGCGGCCGAGTTCATCGGCGGTCCGCTCATGATCGTCATGCTGTGGCTGGTCTTTCGCGCCACTCTGCGCCGGCCGCTCGTGGATGACGCCCGCCGCCAGGCGAACGCCGGGCTGGTGGGGCGGATGGAAGGACACGCCCGGATGGACATGGCGGTGGTGGACGGCCGCCCGCTGTTGGCCCGCCTCGTCTCGCCGGAAGGGTTCACGGCCGTCAGCCACTACTTCGTCATGGACTGGGCCGCCGTGTGGATGGATGTTTTCGGAGGGCTCCTGATCGCGGGGGCGATCGCGGCGTGGGCGCCGGACGCCGCGTGGCGGACGTTCTTCCTGGTCGGCTATCCGGTCGGCAACCTCATCTGGAGCCCGCTCGTTGCGCCGCTCGTGGCGATCGTTTCATTCGTCTGCTCGGTTGGCAACGTGCCCCTCGCCGCGGTCCTCTGGAACGGCGGCGTCAGCTTCGGCGGCGTGGTGGCGTTCATTTTCGCCGACCTGATCATCCTGCCGATTCTCGACATCTACCGCAAGTACTACGGCCGGCGCATGGCCCTGTACTTGCTCGCCACGTCCTACGCCGTCATGGCGGCCGCCGGGCTGGCGGTCGAACTTCTCTTTCGCGCCGCGGGCCTGATACCGTCTGCGCGCCGCGCGATCGTCATCGAAGCGCATCTCGCCTGGAACTACACCTCGGTCCTGAACATCCTGTTCCTGGCGCTGGCGGCGGTCCTGGTCTGGCGCTTCGTGCGCACCGGCGGCGCCGACATGCTGCGGATGATGAATGAGCCGGCAGGATAA
- a CDS encoding aminotransferase class V-fold PLP-dependent enzyme has protein sequence MSETTAVLQDAATRSLRYLSEIRERRVAPLPEQVERLKALAGPLPAGSADPSAVLAILDEIGSPATMASAGGRYFGFVIGGALPVTLAANWLAGAWDQNAGLVVSSPVAAALEATALRWLVDALSLPPDTGGGFVTGATMANFTALAAARHAVLAAHGWDVEASGLFDAPAITVVVGQEVHVSLLKALTMLGLGRDRVVRVPVDEQGRMRADGLPPIAGPAIVCVQTGNVNSGAFDPVQPICAAAHGAGAWVHVDGAFGLWAAAAPERSHLIRGVDEADSWALDAHKWLNVPYDSGVAFVRRPEDLRAAMAASAAYLAETGEREPYQYTPEMSRRARGVEIWAALRALGRTGLADLIERTCRHASRFAAGLRGAGYAVLNDVVLNQVLVSFGSDDTTRQVIDGVQSDGTCWCGGTVWQGRAAMRLSVSSWATTDDDIDRSLAAVLRVARGAPA, from the coding sequence ATGTCGGAAACCACCGCCGTTCTACAGGACGCCGCAACGAGATCCCTGCGCTACCTGAGCGAGATTCGTGAGCGACGCGTGGCGCCGCTGCCGGAGCAGGTCGAGCGGCTGAAGGCGCTGGCCGGCCCGCTGCCGGCCGGGTCCGCGGACCCATCCGCCGTGCTTGCGATCCTGGACGAAATCGGCTCTCCGGCGACCATGGCGTCTGCGGGGGGACGGTACTTCGGGTTTGTGATCGGCGGCGCGCTGCCGGTGACGCTCGCCGCGAACTGGCTGGCCGGCGCGTGGGACCAAAACGCCGGCCTCGTGGTCTCGTCCCCCGTGGCCGCGGCCCTGGAGGCGACCGCCCTTCGGTGGCTCGTCGACGCGCTTTCCTTGCCGCCCGACACGGGCGGGGGCTTTGTCACGGGGGCCACGATGGCGAACTTCACCGCGCTGGCCGCGGCGCGGCACGCCGTTCTGGCCGCGCACGGTTGGGATGTGGAAGCCTCGGGGCTCTTCGACGCGCCTGCGATCACGGTAGTCGTCGGTCAGGAGGTGCACGTCAGCCTCCTCAAGGCGCTGACGATGCTGGGGCTGGGCCGCGATCGGGTGGTCCGCGTTCCCGTCGACGAACAGGGACGGATGCGGGCCGACGGGCTTCCGCCGATCGCCGGACCGGCCATCGTGTGTGTCCAGACCGGGAACGTGAACAGCGGCGCGTTCGATCCCGTCCAGCCCATCTGCGCGGCCGCCCACGGCGCGGGGGCGTGGGTCCACGTGGACGGGGCCTTCGGACTCTGGGCCGCGGCCGCACCCGAGCGGTCGCACCTGATCCGCGGCGTCGACGAGGCGGATTCCTGGGCGCTCGACGCGCACAAGTGGCTCAACGTCCCGTACGACAGCGGCGTGGCCTTCGTCCGGCGCCCGGAGGATTTGCGGGCGGCCATGGCCGCGTCGGCCGCCTACCTCGCGGAAACCGGGGAGCGAGAGCCGTACCAGTACACTCCCGAGATGTCCCGGCGGGCGCGCGGGGTCGAGATTTGGGCGGCGCTGCGCGCGCTCGGACGGACGGGCCTGGCGGACCTGATCGAACGGACGTGCCGGCACGCTTCGCGCTTCGCGGCCGGCCTGCGCGGCGCCGGGTACGCCGTTCTCAATGACGTCGTGCTCAACCAGGTGCTGGTCTCGTTCGGCAGCGACGACACGACCCGCCAGGTCATCGACGGAGTACAGTCCGACGGCACCTGTTGGTGCGGAGGCACCGTCTGGCAGGGGCGCGCGGCCATGCGCCTCAGCGTGTCCTCATGGGCCACGACGGACGATGATATCGACCGCAGTCTGGCGGCGGTGCTCCGAGTGGCGCGCGGCGCGCCGGCCTGA